A segment of the Candidatus Nitrososphaera gargensis Ga9.2 genome:
AGAAAAGGAGTTGTCATAATCCTTGGTTTGACAAAAGCTTATAATGAAAGCGTAAGCTTTACCATCATCACTTTCTTCTTTAGAAAAGAGAATGATGCCCCTCCCTCTCCTTGAGGTGCATCTTTGAATATATGAGATGTCGTGAATGACAATTTTACCAAGGAGAAAGTATTAAAGGTGATAATCCCAAGGGATGGAGTGATGGGGACCGCCGACGGAGCGCAGGGTCTTGTGCTCACTGTCGAAGAGCTTCTGGGTCGACCTTTAAACGATATTGAAAAGAAATACGCTCCCAAAATCCTTTACGTCAAAGGATCAATGCGAATTCCTTTACCAAGACCCAGAGTGTCGATAGTGGGTTCTAGGAAGGCATCCGAAGAGGGACTTCATGCGGCCAACAGAATCGCGAGCACCCTAGTAAAAGATGGAGTTGTGATTGTCAGCGGTCTTGCAGAAGGAATCGATACTTCTGCCCACCAAGCAGCCCTAGAATCGCATGGACGAACGATCGCAGTTATTGGCACGCCGCTGAACAAGGTCTTTCCTGCAAAGAATTATCAGCTTCAACAAGAAATTATGAATAACCATCTAGTCATTTCACAATTTCCCATCGGGCATCCAACACGTCCGAAGGATTTTGTTCTAAGAAATCGGACTATGGCACTGATTTCTGACGCCACAATTATTGTGGAAGCTGGTGAGTTTAGCGGCTCTTTACATCAGGGTTGGGAAGCACTCAGGCTTGGCCGCTCATTGTTCATTTGGAAATCTATATTGGAAAATAAAAAACTCACTTGGCCGAGGAAGATGATGCAGTATGGCGCGATGGAGCTTTCCAATCCAGAAGATGTCCTTGAAGTTTTGCCATCAGATTTACAGATGCCTTTATTCCAGTAACTATAATGCGCATCACTAAAATTGAATTCGGTTCATACCTGACATATTCGCCAAAGTGCGATTCAGATGCAGCTAAAGCATCAAGAAACGCCATGAGAGCGTTAAAGGACGACGAAGTTCTTCCAAACTCTCAAATTCTGACATCTGAATTCATTGCGAATCTGATCAGAGATAATCTCAATAGCTTGCCCTTTTCAAATTTCTTTAAAGCCAAGCCTATTCTAGTTCCCACTCCGCGCAGCTCCCTAATTCGACCAGGCACTCTCTGGGTTCCACAACGACTAGCCAATGCACTTGCGCAAAGAGGACTAGGAAAGAATGTTGAGCCTTGTCTTAACCGCTTCAAGGCTGTAAGGAAATCTGCAACAAGTCAAGGAGACAGGCCAAAGGCATTCGAACATTACAATTCGATGGAAGTGCAAAAAATCTTTCCTGAACCCTCAGAAATTCTTTTGATAGATGATATTGTAACGCGAGGTGCCACCCTCTTGGGCGCAGCTAACAAATTGGCAGATGCCTTTCCTAGAGCGCACATTCGTGTATTTGCTGCGATGCGAACGATAAGCCCACCGGATGTTTTTAGATCACTGTTTGATCCGTGCGTAGGTAATATCGAGTTGAGAGGCATCGATACATTTCGACGACCCTAGCTGTCGACCCTTCTAATCTCAATGACGGGTTTCTCGTTCCTCTTAACATATTCAAATTCTACAAGCTCTCCGCCCTTGAGCTCCCATTGCTTTACGATTCTGACAGGAATGGTCACAAATAAGCTTGAGGGATGGTCCTGCCGCTTTCTTACTATGGATCTTGGGTGCTTGGCAAACTTTATCTTGCTCATATGTGTACCAAAATTGCTT
Coding sequences within it:
- a CDS encoding phosphoribosyltransferase — its product is MRITKIEFGSYLTYSPKCDSDAAKASRNAMRALKDDEVLPNSQILTSEFIANLIRDNLNSLPFSNFFKAKPILVPTPRSSLIRPGTLWVPQRLANALAQRGLGKNVEPCLNRFKAVRKSATSQGDRPKAFEHYNSMEVQKIFPEPSEILLIDDIVTRGATLLGAANKLADAFPRAHIRVFAAMRTISPPDVFRSLFDPCVGNIELRGIDTFRRP
- a CDS encoding DNA-processing protein DprA, which encodes MGTADGAQGLVLTVEELLGRPLNDIEKKYAPKILYVKGSMRIPLPRPRVSIVGSRKASEEGLHAANRIASTLVKDGVVIVSGLAEGIDTSAHQAALESHGRTIAVIGTPLNKVFPAKNYQLQQEIMNNHLVISQFPIGHPTRPKDFVLRNRTMALISDATIIVEAGEFSGSLHQGWEALRLGRSLFIWKSILENKKLTWPRKMMQYGAMELSNPEDVLEVLPSDLQMPLFQ